gcttaaaacaaaacttataaaagttataaaggGTGGCAACTGTGGCCGGTTATATTTTTGCCTATTTcgatttaaaaactttttgacaGTAATgacagtatattttttaaattaatgtcagTTTAGTTTGATTGACAGATGTTGACGCTACTCGAAGGCTTGTGgtgttgtttgttttgttttaggaaatattaataattttgttgttgTGGCAAACgtactataaattaattaattttactgttTATATATTGCAATAAATATGCGAAGGACATACAGATCAAAAAAAGACGCCAGCGGAGCTCTAGATCATAAAGACGTGTTACTCGATGAGAAGAGTTCGGCATTTGATGCATTTTACATTCAAAATATCAAGCAAACTAAAAGAGAGGTATCTTCGGTTAACTACCTAGCGGCTCCTCCTAGCAAAGTtcgtaaaagaaaatatgtcaAACGTATAATAAAAGATCCGGAGCCACAGAAAGAATCCATTTTAGATTCGGTATACCTCACTCCTAACAAATCCCTCCGTGTAAATAAACCACTGGATCCTTTCGACCAGCTGCTAAATTCTCCCTCGACCCAACGAAATGATTCTCTAAGAGTGAACAGAGACAACCTGTTTTGTTATCAAAAGTAAGTTctgcttttttttctttcctcATGAGTGCATACTTCTTAAAGGGAATCTAatctttttgtaatatttcagagtaacaaaaacatatcataagaaaagactgaataagttgaagaaatataattattccaGCAGTGATACTACTGGTAAGTAAAATTACcagttgaaaattaattttttttttaatttttataaaaaattattccttttttctcttttttctgTCATATAgtgtcaatttattttatactgaaaacaattaatttattttctatgtcTGCTACAGAATCTGATAAAGAGAATTTTGACAGCAGTAGAACACCAGACACATCAAACATAAAGAAGCATGAATTATTGATAGAaaaacctacaaaaaaaatttctacaAATTTGGACAAATCCATCAAAGACTTAGTTCAAAATTTTTCTCTTTTGAAAAAGGTTAGTCCTAAAACACCAGGAAAGAGTAACAACCCAATGAAACTTGTGAAGAACAGATTGACCTTCAATATACAGTCACCAATACTTCAAAGTTCCCCATTATGCAGTACAcctttcaaagaaaaatatagagGAAAATCAATATACAATTTTTCCCCAATtcatgataaaaattttaatgagacTCTAGATATGGATGCATCTCAGAATAAAAGTAGTGATAGTATTATATTTGTTGAAAAGAAAAGACTTAATTTATCTAACAAACAAGAAATAAGCATTTGCAAAGAAGTATGTAAATCACCAGTTTTTAAAACACCCGATAACTATAAGGCCCCTAGCACTTCAATAGAAacaggaaaaaataatttgataaattctGTTAATGAGAAGACATGTGAAGCTGTACCACTTATTCTTTTAGAACCAAAAAATAGTGCAGTATTAATTGAAGGGGAAGAAAATGATGAATCTCAGGTTCAAGAAGAAATAGAAAAccataattgtaataaatcttATAACAAAGTTGTATCCAGCATTGAAATAAGCTCTTTGCAGACCACAGAGATGGAACCATTTATGGGCTTTTCTAATAATGAACATGCTTTTAATGAAGGTGATCACAAAAATGATTCACACAATACACAAGGATTTGGTGAATCTGTAATGAAAGAGAGCAACAGGGATGAGTCTAGATTAGCATTAGAtagtataaataattctaaCTTATCACAATACAATCATTCATTGGAGACAAGTATTATGCTTTGCTCCAATGATGAtcctgaaaatgaaataaatgaaggAAGGTGTTCCGACAATCCAAAAGACAATACAGTTTTAGATAATAGTGTAAAGCTGTCTGAATCATTAGAAGAAGCTGGCAGTGACATTAGCAGAGAGAACGAAGATAATAACCTCAGTGAACAGTCTGCTaataaatcatcaaatgatTTCAGTGATTTAGACACAAGTCAGTCACAAAATGTTACTATAGATCCTAAAGATGTGTATAAAGAAAATGATGCTAGTCAAACTTCTGTAGACAAATCTTTAAGCCAAGAATCTGATAACCAATCACTTTATGATACTTGTGACAGTGGTGACACAACACAAGAAGATTCTTTTGATCGGAAATTGCCTATAGTTGAGTTAAATAGACTAAATAATTCTATATTTCAAAAGTATTATAATGATATGCCAAAATACGATGCAACAGAAAGAAGTGGAAGTTCTCAAGATAGTAAAGATTATGAGAGTGTTGATAATATTTCTGATCACTCTAACAAATCCATTGAAAGTTATAGCAACTCTGAAAATGTAAAATCCATTGAATGTTCAAGTAACTCAGACAATGTACaagaattttacaatttagatACATCTAATGATATTTCAGATGACAATGATTCTGATTCCAATAGTAACACTGATGAAGATAGATGCATAAGTTTTGTCACAACTAGAAGAAGAAATGAAGTAACAAACGATTCAATGATATTAGGATTTAACGATTCATATGAAAGTGTTAGTAATTCAGAATGTGATAAGACTGTGCTTAGcaataatagaaatagtaaTCGCAAGTCTGATTTAAATGAAGCTACGTTAGTTGTTAATGATAAGGAAagtagtaaaatttttgtaccaACAGAAGACATAGAACCTGTTGCAAAAAGAGCATCAAATGTTACTAGTAAAGTTGCAAGTGAAAGGGAGAGTTTCATAAAAGCTGAGGAGCCTAAATATGAATTTGTAGAACCTAAACCATCCATAGTTTTACAACCAGGCAAGAAATGGGAACGCTCTTTGAGTATATATAGGAGAATGACTACAATGAATGATCATTTTGACAATTCTTTGCTGGAAGAAGAGCCAATGCAGTCTAAAGGAAGAAAGTACAGGCAGAGTGTTATTAATACTATGGAACTGCAGGACAGAAGTGAGttgataacaatttatttattatgttattgatAGAACTTTGTCGAGTTTCATTGAGGGGTATATTCACAAATATTGACAAggtataataagtaaatgtcttcttactacgcttttttttattcaaaatatataaagttagAAGAGAAGACATAATGAATGTCATGACAATTTTTTATGGTATAGAAGAGTGTAGGTTCAGTTTTGCAGTCTGGAGAGGATTtatgacaattttttatgGTATAGAAGAGTGTAGGTTCAGTTTTGCAGTCTGGAGAGgatttaaaatactttcaaTTTAGTAGTTTATTCACACATTTATCATActgaaaaaggaaaaaatcctCAAAGATCATCattttgttactatttaatgttattgacacagatttaaataaatttgcaaTTATAAGCATATTTTCTgtctttacaaattattttttttaaggtctatttcaaaaagatttttaatatgtcGCCTCTTTACTAGAATTATATCGTTttcataatatgtagtgaCCTAACACCTGTCACATCCATCCAAAGTTTCAGTGTAATGTCAGGTTTGTATTTTACCAGAAAAATTGAATTAActtataaaagataataaaataatgtctatTTTCCTTGACAGGTATACTACACAATGAATCAATTAATAGTCGAAGGAGTACCTTTGTTTCCAAGCCTTGCAGGTCTACGATCAAGATTGTGAAAGTAAGtcaaatatcaattta
Above is a window of Amyelois transitella isolate CPQ chromosome 8, ilAmyTran1.1, whole genome shotgun sequence DNA encoding:
- the LOC106137006 gene encoding uncharacterized protein LOC106137006, producing MRRTYRSKKDASGALDHKDVLLDEKSSAFDAFYIQNIKQTKREVSSVNYLAAPPSKVRKRKYVKRIIKDPEPQKESILDSVYLTPNKSLRVNKPLDPFDQLLNSPSTQRNDSLRVNRDNLFCYQKVTKTYHKKRLNKLKKYNYSSSDTTESDKENFDSSRTPDTSNIKKHELLIEKPTKKISTNLDKSIKDLVQNFSLLKKVSPKTPGKSNNPMKLVKNRLTFNIQSPILQSSPLCSTPFKEKYRGKSIYNFSPIHDKNFNETLDMDASQNKSSDSIIFVEKKRLNLSNKQEISICKEVCKSPVFKTPDNYKAPSTSIETGKNNLINSVNEKTCEAVPLILLEPKNSAVLIEGEENDESQVQEEIENHNCNKSYNKVVSSIEISSLQTTEMEPFMGFSNNEHAFNEGDHKNDSHNTQGFGESVMKESNRDESRLALDSINNSNLSQYNHSLETSIMLCSNDDPENEINEGRCSDNPKDNTVLDNSVKLSESLEEAGSDISRENEDNNLSEQSANKSSNDFSDLDTSQSQNVTIDPKDVYKENDASQTSVDKSLSQESDNQSLYDTCDSGDTTQEDSFDRKLPIVELNRLNNSIFQKYYNDMPKYDATERSGSSQDSKDYESVDNISDHSNKSIESYSNSENVKSIECSSNSDNVQEFYNLDTSNDISDDNDSDSNSNTDEDRCISFVTTRRRNEVTNDSMILGFNDSYESVSNSECDKTVLSNNRNSNRKSDLNEATLVVNDKESSKIFVPTEDIEPVAKRASNVTSKVASERESFIKAEEPKYEFVEPKPSIVLQPGKKWERSLSIYRRMTTMNDHFDNSLLEEEPMQSKGRKYRQSVINTMELQDRSILHNESINSRRSTFVSKPCRSTIKIVKEPNNSRTSLCATAVFDDLKGFLSEDCDETIVELSKLSIADSKHEVTVLENFHDTAGRIATARDYVLRRCNQTEVLLFDECYPDTVLKNCHKIGEGVYGEVFLWRARDGRARVMKIVPIAGATKVNGEYQKDYHEIISEIVIAMELSALRAPIADIERHFDEGKDVDALDLHAVENATDVFNEVLAVRCVYGCYPSRLLDLWELYDECKGSENDNPAILPVDQQYIVLELANAGQDLESYQFNSAEQAHALFLQVAFALAVGEESFQFEHRDLHWGNVLISPTEQKFATFVLRGRAHRVARCGVAATVIDYSLSRLSLPLAGSDRAALYNDLSTDDGLFDALGDYQFEVYRRMRDKLGNDWKNFEPYTNILWLHYTVDKMITALRYKRTNTKIHKHYIAKLKGIKNRILNYGSAAQFVLTDNEF